The genomic segment CGATAAATTTGATATCTGTGGAACAAATTAGTGAATTtcaatagatttattattacatattagtaaATAGATACACCaagtataggtagttataagtattttactattttaatatttatctaaaagtctaaaaccattagatatctaaatatataaaattaaattcagaaAGTTACCTATTACATTAGAATCTAACACATATCTGATATGTTATAAATcctaattatttaactaatttctataatatagctAGATACTGAGTAAATTGTGTTTTAGTTTTACCTACTTACTATAAATCaagaacaaataaaaactaatttagttttttacttttaattagtttaattcatTAAATCAATTCTGGACGATAATTTTCGTAGCAgtctaataaatcataaaataaatattatatattatactctgtttcaaataaaagttagGTATTAAATCAGCTTTGACTTGAAAAATTGCTTTATAGTGTTGATCTGAGAAAAATGCAAACTAGGTGTTTATTAGAACTATAATGTGAAGCCCTCCCAGATTGCGGAGCTCGGTACCCATTGCCACCGTTGTGTGTAGAAGCCTAAAGGTAGGTACTCTTATTTAAGGCAGAAAATAGcatctaaatttgtattaaagttaaaacataCTGTGTTACTACTGTGgctagtgtttgaagtatgaaatatttcattatatggtgaaatatttcacaataacgcgaaatattgaaattttttaacacaatataaaatttaaaaaatatataataaaatatataatagaatttatttatttttttaacacaatattcagtgttctaaattctaatgtaagaattcagtaggtataaaatatacgtcatgtaggtataaacattaaaatatttaaaaattttgaataccattttaaatgtataataccaaagattaggtatatatttaggtaccatacaattatgaaggtgatttatgataattatatgtaaatataaaacttatttaaaaataaaacaaaatttattaaaatactgaaatatttcatgaactatttcatttttttgaatttcatgaaattttcaaacactaactGTGACTATTATACATTAGTCTTTAGTCATTAGTCATTGGACTAGgaaattacctatacattataatatgtatattagatgttttaataattatacttgtattaaataGCTATAGGTATtaagaaatgtataatacatgtaaAATTACCACatcatttctaaatattttactgcCTTTAATTTTTTCTTCGAATGTTTCGAGTTCCATTTGAGATTTTAATGGGAATATGTCATCGAATGTTATTGATGATTTATTGGAAATTTGAGAGCCAATTGTTTGTCCAATTGTTTTCTTAAGAAACGTATCAAATCTGTTAATTGTATCATGTTGAATATTTAATGATGATTTCAAACTTAATATATCATCATTCATTTTCGTTAATAAACGAAGGACCTgattttgaaaatctaaaataacacaaatgagttatgtataagtaattagttaaaaatctaGAAAGTAATTGAACTTTACTTTATTAGTTTAGCTTATATTGACTATATcactaataattatgaatataatataataaaataataataatacaatacatatcaGATATCTGTACCTAGCCcacaaacatattaaaaaatattaaaaacaataaaaaaaaaaaaaaaaacattactacacaataatgtttttttttttttactcatgaGTATTGCAtcctttttctttttcttcacTCTACACTCTTATCGACATGGGGTTGGCCTATACCTACAGAACGTGTTGATCCATCCCCTATCACTTCTCAACTATTTTATGGCGTTCTCTATTTTGTCTATCCAACTCTTCATCTATATTCCTCTCTCCTTCTGAATTTATTACCATAGCCACTCTCACTACCTATTAGTCACCTCTCTTCtcatatcataattaaataatctcaAAATATTCTCCTATAATTGGTGTCACTCTTACAACTTTTTTTCTTGAATCAAGAAAAATTTTTAGCCAACTTTATAGCCagtttattttcttcttttgttCGCAGCCTCTCATATAGGTCTATCTTAGTGATCTAAAAAATAGggaaaatttcttaaaaaaatgcatataaccCGCATAATAATGGCCTTAATAGTTCAGTCTAAgtagataaaaaattaacgaaGATCGGGAAAAAATTCCCCGATAGCGGAATTTTGGTAGGTACACATTTAGAGTGTATACTATAACATACGGAAAGTTCTGACGCGTAACACCTTCATTACCAAAAAGGGGTAAAATCTACCGTCTCACTGTTTtcctaataaattgttaacCGTAGGacctacgaaaaaaaaatttaaagcaaaAATTACAGGCCATAAAATTAGGTATCGAAATAAACCATGTTTGATAATCAAATTTTAACGCGATAGCTgtaagtaacattttttttctagtcaAAATCAGTAGTCACGCGTCAAAATTACCTATGAGAAAAATTTCAGTctgatatttttacatattataccattattattttatatatatatatatattatacatgaattaGGTACCGTGAGCTGTAGAGTAGTTGATATCTTCAGTGAcgtaataattgtacaattaatagtacgcactaatttaaaacattaataaaattaacttaaacaaTTTGACGAaagctgtttattattatttcgtacttactatattatactttaccaaTGAACATACAAAAAGTCCTAAGGCCTACCCACTCGTGCAAAACCACCACCCTTCAAAAAAGGGATTTCCACCGTTTCGCTTATATAGGTGACTCGTTAACCGTTTAACTTacaactaaaatgtaatttaactttaactttttaacaagttaatacCCACCTTTAGATATTTGGGTATAAAAACTTATGAAAGACATCGAcggcaaaataaatttaagagcATGTATATTTCTATAGAAGAAACGATGGACATACTCGTATCACTACAAGAATTTCTATCAAATGCTAGTAATAATATGGggctaatatacattttaaccgATAAACTTGTAGAGCCATTAATATGTTACAGACAGAGGGTGACGTTGATACACAGATTTTTCGTACAGCCATACAAAGATCCGGATATGGGAGATTTAACGTTGATTTAACTGTATTTTTGATCATGTTAACTCCAGATGATTTTCAAATAGTCTTAGAAACCGCACAAAGGACGTATGCTTACTAAGTTATACGCTGTCCAACATTTTcaacaagtatttaaaaattaacttccGTATTTCTTATTTATCCATGCTGTTGGCGGTTGTACTACTACGTCAGATATATTTCAATATGAACAActtaaaaacagttaaaaaatatttagatataattaatgattcatTATTGGTGTTTTATAAAGAATTATCTACGTCTAATGACATTGTTCATATAGGAGAagatatttgaaatgttattgaaatctaattgttgaaattataatataaagcacCATAAAATCATTGAACCAACTCACGTATTACGTTTTCCGGAAAACAGTTACACTTCCAGCAAACAACAAGTAAAATTATCTTCCATTATGTGTTTGAAattagtaagtattattaaatgtacagTTATTACGccacaaaaaatatcaactaaaaCTACAGTTTACGGTAATGCAAATATATATAAGAACACTATCCGTATAGAGAGTACCAACATTTTTTCCGATATTTTTCCTCATTTGACTGGactataaaaaattaccaaaaaaataattcttgagcaaacaaaaatatgaacttaaccAAATAAACGTGATTACGATGTAACACCAAGTTACCAATTAGTTATTACTGGTTTTAGTTTCAAACGCATAATAGCCGTTAGACGCACGGTAATTTTGACATTACCgacatattgaatttataaacaatataatcgaaaattaatgaattaatttaaaatataagtttaagtTTTCATATCTCTGATATATGAAACGGATTTTTTACATGAAAAACATTGCTTAGGCAttcttaaaaaatgcattttgtattaaaatcgtCCCtagttatatgtatttaaaatttagttgagTGGAGGGTGTTCTAAATAGAAGATGtcctaaaaaaattgtcaacaataataatattacatcaggTAGATTATTTTGTACCAGCCCAGATGACATTATATAACATTGGCCCAACATGCAATTGCACAGTAATACAGTGGCACGAATATAACTACTTATCtaaaatgaattataagtaGAATgctcttaaatatttataataaacacctACCGGAATTATCCTGAGTATTATCTTTAATACGTATGGTAGTagatgtagaattattattgtgtttaatttgtTGTTCCTGTTTTGGTATacctgaaaataaatttaaaatgtaatgttaaaatattcataacgtGTTggaataaataggtactttgatAACttgattatcatattaaaatattatgtatcatctggattttaagatataaaaaaacgGGTGAGTGGGTAATACTTGGATGTACATTAAGTATTTAGGCGTCCAGAGAGTCATTGTAATGAAGTGTTaactttgaattcaatgatttaaaattaatgtatacgaaaaacgattcttagtgAAGATGGTTTGGGAGTCTACGATATTACCAAATAGCTTGATGACtgtatttcatgatattattgtcattaaagTAATGTATTTCACTATTAGGCATAATGTAGATATTACAGTAggctaaatgtatttttgtcgaaaacattggatttaaaaatgttattgtgtgtaaaaaatataataatatatctactctaaaagttttaagtacccacagatgatatttttaaattacaacattctaaattataactaaaatcgttattcttggttttaataagtaggtatgtaattgTTCCAAAGTAGaacctaaaataactataacaataagctttgtttatatgttttttagattatttggttATTGATTTCACTACTCGTTtagaaccttattttaaatgttcaatctttagctatacaaatttaatatttaatacatttttaatttttataaattttttaaaattttaactttaaatagttatatgaatttttttatgtatagaaaaCGATAGAATACATATTTGGTGCAGATTTTAAGTgtctatagttattaattattgaaatacaacATTAgtcaatcaataaaaaaatcgttcttTCAGAAATCGAGTTAATATTCAacgttctaaaaaaaattgtcaaaaataataataatattataacaggtgGATTATTTTGTACCAGCCCGGATGACATTATATAACACCGGTCCAATGTACAATTGCACAATAGTACAACATTGGCATgacatacctacttatctaaaatatattataagtagaatgttcttaaatatttataataaatactcacCACAATTAGCCTTTTTATTGTCTTTAACACCTATGACAGTAGATGTAGACTTATTATCGTGTTCAATTTGTAGTTCCTGTTTTGGTTTACCTGTAGATTAATCAAATACGctatgttaacattttaaacataatggttggaaataaataggtaccttgaTAACCGAATTTTtacatgaaattataatataccatctacattttaaaatataaaaagcggTGAGTGAGTAACACTCTGAAGTACATTTGATGTCTAGGGAGGCGCTGTAATGgataagtaaaatttaaattcaatgataataaatccttgtatacgaaaaacgattctgagcaaagacagTCAGCCTATCATATtgctaagtaggtatattttatgataaaagcGGTGAGTGAGTAACACTCTGATGTACATTAGATGTCTagagagtcactgtaatggataagtaaaatttaaattcaaacttaCCCAGAGTATTAGAATGGTGGGCTCACAcacacttatttttaatttccactaactacaacttatgaggaaatttgtatgaaattttaattttttttattgacactaattttagaaaatcgggtaagtggatgtcactctgctgtacagtaggctacaagtgggtgaatgtataatggattatattaaatttgaattcaatgatataatatcattgtataagaaaaacgagtctgagcggtgacggtttgtcagtctggatattttatattgtagcctgtaagttgaattaatgttataatattattatttgctattcGTTTgacgtttctatggtgataaacaaagcattagcaattaaaatcccatttttagcggtttttcataatttgtcaaTAGTTTtccccgtggcattaaataactatttagaaaatcgaaaaatgacctctttcatttatcatcttgatccaattttctaaaatataatgtactacatatatgttaaaaatcaaagcattttttctggtagacattttttatacaggataaaaaaaaaaaaaagtaaacaccattgtaaaaccactaaaaaattataaaattgtcaaaatattttgaatattttttgaatagaaaattccaatataaacattctgtAAAAATATCACGTATCTATacggttattttttatagagtTACATGAGTTAATATCACaataaactataggtataatagataaactattaattattcgcatgatatataattaaaaaaatatattttcttctcatcattttttttttgaccttTTACGTTTATTCACTACCACcacttttttggtttttttgttaattCACTATCGTTATACGTAAACACCACGTCAGTGATGCTCACGTTGCCACTCGATCGCTAAGCTGCACTCAgacaaaaaactgaaaatatgcCTCTAGTTGCTATGCGACACCACCTCAAGTTGGTCACAGCGTAACCGCCGTATATCCACTCTTAATAacgacattaattttataacgtctattcaatttaaatagtggtatacgtataatacgtaTTAAGAGTGTATATACGTCGGTTATTGTGTGACCaacttgaggtggtgttgcGTAGTAAGTTGAgtgatattttcgatttttttgtccgaGCGCAGCGCAGGCCGCAGGGAGCGAGTGGTAGCGCGGGCATGACTAACATGGTATACGTACTAACACTTTGGCTCACACTAATACCATTAAGAGTACTTGGGGCAAAATAAAATCACGGAATAAAAAACAGTAGGGTACCTACCGCGACCAATGCTGAATCGctactaaaaaccaaaaaaagtaGTGCTAGTGAGTAAACGGAAAAGGTCCAATttgtatattactttattaaaaactatgtatAGTGTGTCCCAGCAGAAGCGCACACTTTAAGAACACcaggatttttttatttctgggTTAACAGCACTGTTccaatgtttttcttattttataacatcCCCCATTTGTCATCGCAAAGCAGTTTTTGCTATTCGTCGTTATGGAGAGGCTCACAGTTGAAACAATAATGAAAACGCACTACAAGTGCGGAGAGTGTGTCGTGGAAACGTTTCGAAAGCTTCGGNNNNNNNNNNNNNNNNNNNNNNNNNNNNNNNNNNNNNNNNNNNNNNNNNNAAAAATTCGAGAAAACTGGCTGAGTTGTGGACAAGAAAGCCACCAGAGTCCGAAGCTTTCGCAACGTTTCCGCGACACACTCTCCACAGTCCGCACTTGTAGTGCGTTTTCACTATTGTTACGCGTTGTTCAACTGTGAACCTCTTCATGACGACGAATACAAAAAACTGCTTTGCGATGACAAATGGCGGGTGTAATAAGATAAGAAAAACATTGGAACAGTGCTGTCAAcccagaaacaaaaaaatctcgGCGTTCTTTAAGTGTGCGCTTCTGCTGGGACATTGTATACTAATGTTATATGCACCTAAATGtatgcgtatattattttaatttttgaacttttaagtcTTTATTATTTAGACCAGGGACTAGAATCTAGATGATTTTTACGGTTACGGTTCCTGTTCGGTTcccagaaaaactaaaatttaggtttttgtttctttttggttcttaaaaaataaaaaaatttttacctgTTTTGGGGgcttgtaattatataaaaaaaatgtaaagtaaaagTATCGGTCCAGTTAGGTTCcggtgtttaaattaatttaaataagggtttCAGTGAGATTTAAGTCCCAATATTTAAAGGGTTTTCCTTCCAAAACGGTTATTTTCGgtaaggttccagtccctgatttaGACTTGAAACCaagagaatattttatttaaaaataacaaaattgccTTACTAGATTTTACAATAGGAGGAGttggtacaattttattttctattgtttttctTGTTATTTCGGTACTTGTTGTATGTTCACGGTTTACTGATAAATTTGATAGGATATTAGAATAATACATCTTAGAATGAGCTTCTTCTAAATTTCGTAAAAccaatatttaatcaaaactatatatgtatatatactttttataattaaataggttggtaagtacctatattaaatatttaaatatatacagagtgtcccGCGAGGACTTACCAATCGTGATATCTCCTGATATAGTAAATTTATCACAAATCTGTATTTTTATTAGACTCACAGAGATAAGgactacacatattttatttttaatttaattaaattctttgGTAACGAAGttataaaaattctttttttatatctttttgaAACAATCGAAGATGGCcattttatagagtttatttttgtgaaaatttgattttttaacattttattatcattaatctcATGacttttaataagtttttttagtttataggtaaaacgacaaaaaactggttttttccGGGTGGCGAGTCCCCCTCTATAATTAAAGGGCATATCCTCACGGGACACtctgtatatctatatttatattttaattatttgaacttttaagttattatttagaCTTGATACCAAgagacaattatatttaaaaataataaaattgcctTACTAGATTTTACAGTTGGAggactttgtattattttattttctgatgttttttttattatattggtacatgTATGTTCGCGGTTTACTGATAAAGTTGTTAGAATTCTAGCATAATACATCTTCGTGCGAGCTTCTTCTAAACTTCctaaaaccaatatttattgataactaactatattatattgataatttataatatatcagctataatattctatatattagaCCTTTATATCAATATGAATATCtgaatttatgaatatatgtaaattgtttgtCTATGTGTTACAAATTAATTGAATCTTACCATACAATCGTCCTATTTTCCTTACTGGTAaccaataatattcaaacaaatgTAGAGGTGTCATTTTTTCGATTAatctttttgaataattttttgcaATTGGCcatgcacacatttttttttttttattataccatgtTTTAGGCACATATTTAATAGAATTGTCTTTCAATGATTGAACTACCATCCACATTATgcaggtattttaaattatgcgtTCCCTAAATgcctgttaaatatatattatatgagaaacatattaatattatataattataattgtatttattgagcTAGAACAATAAGTCATAGTAATGGGTagtaataaaatgaataccttTTAACTcaatatgtactataatacaataatacataatattttagtttattaagttTGGATTTTTGAATCTGGTAGAAGTATATACtttgtaacaaaaaattatattatactttttaaatttccctaatgtataatacaagaatatcataaaatacttaCTAAACAGTAGGtatgcaattaataattattaattgcgtTGATTAcacaaaattacaaacaatgTGCATGTATATTCATGCACGAACGCAGCAGTTCATCTTGAATACtccaaaatatacaaatgaatttaagtaataagtagtaaaataataattaaacttgaaCGAATGTACGAGTTGAAAACATGAAAACTGTCGGTTAGTTTACGCGTCTAGATGACGTATCTACGCCGAACAAGTACTTAGGTAAGCGTTAAACCTTTAAACTGTTATTACTTAAACAACGAAGATGGTATCGATGGACACCAAAAATTGTATACCGTATACAGCTAGGTTATCgtgttcaataaaattttacagatatcttcaaataattaaatagaccTTTCTCAGAAACTGGAAGGGTTTTCCAAACCTATTATAATGAATACGATTGCGCGTCCCGACTGTCTTAGTATCTCAGATGTGACTAAATTCAGCTTTCCTTACTGGAGTTAGGTGTATTGTTGTGTAACGGAGTTGGGGAACTTGTTATATTTAGATAACTAAGTGAGGGT from the Acyrthosiphon pisum isolate AL4f chromosome X, pea_aphid_22Mar2018_4r6ur, whole genome shotgun sequence genome contains:
- the LOC100569972 gene encoding uncharacterized protein LOC100569972, whose translation is MWMVVQSLKDNSIKYVPKTWYNKKKKMCAWPIAKNYSKRLIEKMTPLHLFEYYWLPVRKIGRLYGSLEEARTKMYYARILTTLSVNREHTCTNIIKKTSENKIIQSPPTVKSKEAHSKMYYSNILSNLSVNREHTTSTEITRKTIENKIVPTPPIVKSSKPKQELQIEHDNKSTSTVIGVKDNKKANCGIPKQEQQIKHNNNSTSTTIRIKDNTQDNSDFQNQVLRLLTKMNDDILSLKSSLNIQHDTINRFDTFLKKTIGQTIGSQISNKSSITFDDIFPLKSQMELETFEEKIKGSKIFRNDVISNLSMLNNMNNIGNSVNCMMSKMFSDELVSQYSLSGVKQKKNFSNLSTYCLLIDAIRYNHGKLDIEKIDAPLAIWLSLAKFRIEQTKRKLISS